Below is a genomic region from Salvelinus fontinalis isolate EN_2023a chromosome 2, ASM2944872v1, whole genome shotgun sequence.
ACAGATGGCACAGGACTATGGCTTATTTGTGCTAGTTATGGAAGTGAAGTAAAGAAACAAACATAATAAGGACTTGTTGCATCCCAAATCATTTTCTGGGTAAAAGTAGTGCATAATGTAGGGAATTAGGTCCCATTTGTGATGCAGACCCTGACTTTATCACAGGCCAGACTCTAGTGGAATATGACACCCAATGCCGTAATTGAAATGGTGAAATTATGGCACTGGGTGTCATTTTATTTCAATGTCAATGTCCTACCGTCCACTAGGGGCAATGCGAACCcctattaccatctagtaggcTTGCGATGAGCTACGAAGTTGCGGATGGGGTTGAGGATGGACTTAAGCCAAAGTCTCAAAATGAATTAATAAAATTAACCGTCAATGTAGGTTTTGGTTTCACTTTTGCGCTGTTTGACTGTCAGCTAACATAGGGGAGACCGGGGAAGGTTGTAGCACTTTGAGCATTTGAAAAAGTTCTCAGAGATTGTTGGAGCACCTACAGTACATTCAAAATGTGATAGGAACAGCttccatctgtctgctacatttgGTATTAACTCTCTAAATCAAACAGACAAGGTGTGACTTTGTCTCAAATACAAGGAGTGAAATGTTAAAATTTATCCCACCTCCTCGGTCAGTAACAGGGCTTGTAGTGAAACGTAACAGtttgaaaaaaattataaaatcaTAACATTGCCATGTTTCAAAATTTGTGCGgcagaaataataaaataataatacaaatcatAAACGGTTTATTTTTACGTTCCATTAGCTGTCCCTTCTCAACTAAACAACATCGGACAACGAATCAACAACATCTGGACTAAACATTTGAATTCCTCATGTATCACATGTcattttatgtaaagtttatgtgATAACGTGACAACATGCGAAGCAACATGTTGCAGCACGAAACTACACATGTGACATGTGAGAAcatgatctcatgttaaataaatGTGGGGATGCAACATGTGATACCATGTGATACCATGAAATTACACTATTTGTGAAatgtcacatgtgaaatcatgtgcaAATGTGGTTTTAGAACACTTCACATGAGATACTGAGGGGATTTGAGTATCGGACACAGGTTGCCCCGGTGGGAGGAGTTTGCCCCGGTGGGAGGAGTTTGCCCCGGTGGGAGGAGTTTGCCCTGGGTGAATAATGATTGCATTCGTTTTGGAAATGTGAAGTGTTCTAAAAACACATCAATTgacatgtgaaatgtcacatgGGAAGTTTTCCAAAACCACATGTTTCTTTCCATGTTTGTGtgtgattggtgtgtgtgtgtgtgtgtgtgtgtgtgtgtgtgtgtgtgtgtgtgtgtgtgtgtgtgtgtgtgtgtgtgtgtgtgtgtgtgtgtgtgtgtgagtgaatgctGGACATGCTCACTGAATCAGAGTCACAGTTGTAACCTTGGTATGGTAGTCCTGGGGTACAGGCTTGGAGGGCCCATAATTTGCATTCCCTTAGGCTTGTTccaactaaccctgacccttgcAGCCATTAGTTATCTTCATAAGTTCAAACTTTAGCATGGCTAACTTACATCAAATGTATCTACACACACTGGTTATAAACCTGATAAAAGTTTTGTGATTCAAACAACAAAGCAGGTGATGCCATCACCCACATACATTTGGTAATggcatttgattttttttttacctcaaaaTCATATTTCGGTCAATAAAATCTGCAAAGTTTATCACAGGGTCTTGTTTCTTCACATGAGGATGGAGGACTTAACTGACCATGTGCACAGTGAGTCACATGATTCTAGCTTGTTACTGATTAGAGATATTGAGTGTTACAACTATCCTGTGTTACAACCATCCCCGGTCTCCCCTATGCCAAAATATTCTGTAAATAAAACAGCCACACAGTCCATAGTCTATAGACAGCACCACAGCCTGTCCCACACACCATCATTAAAATGGCTAGGGATGGCATATCTCTGCTGCGGCGTTTATGGTGGTGTTTTCTTTGGAGCTTGTGTTGCTTTATCATTATCCTCAATTGTCACTGCTCTTTCTGTGATGTGTCGCAGTAATGATATTCGATTGTAGATTTGGGCCTTTGAGTCAGCTTAAAAACCTCATCAGTGGTCTATGTGAGTAACATGCACTTAACAGAGTCAAGTCGTCTCCCTGCTAGGGACTAGACAGGAGTTCTTCTACAGATATCGAGCCTCTCCCTTCACGCCACAGTGAGCCTGGATAAGCTGCTCTAGCAGCCCAGCACAGCTCCAGACtccgtgccatttgggacacaggatCCAGACTCAGGCGTTTCCCTGTCTGTCGGTGTGCTAGCTAAGGACTGGTGTATTATACAATGGATTTGCTCTGCTACTGAAGTGCAGTCCTGGCACGCCAAAAGGACATAAAGGACATCAATGgtttgcgtctcaaatggcaccctattccctatttaatgcactacttttgaccagggaccatagggatctggtcaaaagtagtgtactatatagagaatagggtgccatttgggacgaagatAATTACTGTACTGACATGACACTGTCTGAACCAACTAAGAGACTTCACTGATCAATCTTCACACTGTTCAGTAGCACGTCACTGGAAATCCCCATCACCCATAAAAGGCCTGGGCTAAAAGCTCACTCTTGTGTAACAGCAAGACAATTATACGATGACAGAAAAGGAATAAGTTATTTTAGATAAATTGTGTGAAAGTGATATTCATAATTTATGCATACTATACACACTAAGCTACGTATGCTACCCTCAGTGCAGCATTTCATTCCATACTATAGCCCTATGAGCACAATACGTGAAATGATGTTGAAAACGTTGAAAATGTTGAAAAGACaccttttttttgttgaaaatGTTGAAAAGATACCCTTTTGGTTGAAAATGTGTATTTTAGGTAGAAAAGTTTTTTTTCAATGTTTTGTGCTCACTGGGAGTGTACTGATCACACTGTTGATTAAGTGTCATTTTTTGACCACATGGTAAACAGCCACATGAAAAGAGGAAGCAGATACAGTTGAGGCAACAGACCGGACACATTTGGCATGAGTCTTGACATACACCATAACTTCTTGGAAATAGAACTACAGAATTCACTGAACACTGAATAGGAGACTAGGCGAGAACAACTTAAGTTGTATAAATAAGCTTACATACAAGTGTTCATTTTTGGGGATTCTTACCATCTCTTTGTATTTTAACCTCTATCCCACAATGTATTCTTAGAATGCTTCTTTTTTGAAACGCACGCatagacacagacaaacacacacagagacacagacacacacacacagtatctgatGGGGATTTCTTAACGCCACTACAGTCACAACTCTCCGCCACTTTTTTTTCACGCTTCTCTTCCAAAATGTCTGTGGCTGATAAAAGGACATTACAGTGAAGACCGTACCACAATCATAAAGAACAGAGGCTACGTCCAAAATGCCACCATAATACAAAGTTCAATACTATTGACTGGGTCCCATAGGGTAGTGTGcactttatatagggaatagggtgccatttggaacatattGAAGCCAGAGAAAGCAAACAAGGGCGAGAGGAACGGATGTGTGGTTACAGCGGATGGTAGGAGGAACATCAGAGTCACTTAGTGAAGAATATACTGTAAGGGAAGTGAGTGGTAATGATGTCATTTTTTCCGAGAATTATGAtatttgcgtgtgtgtgcacgttcatatgagagagagagagagagagagagagagagagagagagagagagagagagagagagagagagagagagagagagagagagagagagagagagagagagagagagagagagagagagagagagagagagagagagagagagagactttttgTATCTGAGCCATTTTTCTCTGAACTCTGACAGATATAGCAGTCAGTCCACATAATGCGGGCCCAAGATGGTCTAGACCAAGAAGGTTAATTACTGAGACCCACCTACTGACCCTTACCCATGTTCTTCTGCTCCAGGGGACCTGTCCTCCTGCGCTCCCCGGAAAACATGCCCCTCTTCTGGATGTCTTGTGGATCACTTCTCCCTCTCCTGGTCCTTTGCTATAATGGACAAGAACGCTGCACAATCCAGGACAACAAACAATATCACGGTAGGCGTCTAAGTCTAAGAATCTTTTTAGCAGATATCGATGACAACAAAATGTATAATTTAGACATTAAATGTTTAGTTGTGGACATTATAGAAAGTCTTATTAAGATACAGACACTAGCACAACACTGCCACCCACTTGGAAATACATTTTTTCCAGAAGTGACTGTAGATCATATTTTCTACTCTATAGAGAGAACTGTACACTACATCATACAGCACAATGTGTTCTAATTATATTGTCTATATCCTtcttcccactccctctctccatagtGTCCCCTGTGCTTGAGTCCCTGCGGTGCTACAATGACTACACCTCCTACGTCCGCTGTAGCTGGGAGGAGAGTCCACACCCGTCCTCACAACCGTTAGCCCTATTATACTGGGACAGCCCTGAGAACCGGTAAGGATAGAGCTGATGGGGTgatgagagggatggagggatggagggatggagggagggagggagggagggagggagggagggagggagggggggagggagggagggaggggtggacacCGAAAAATAATGTAGTCAATGAACTcatgtctccctctttctccgaCCCTCTAGTGAGTCCTTGTGTGGTCAGCCAGCACCGAATCCCAACAACATCAAGCTCCCTCCCCAGTGTCAGTACAACACTGATGACTTTGGCATCAATACCAACCATGTCTTCTTCTTCAATACCTCCTGTCCCCCTGCCCTGCTTTTGTCTAAGAATGGTGAGTTTAAACATTGCAGGACCCCTGTCATAAGTCATTGGTTCTCAATTACTTTACGTTTACATGTTTCATTTGAGTTACAAGTTAGCTAGCATATCACCAAATTCAGTCAAAATATATAGGGTCCTATATCTGTATTTGACTATTCATGTATGTGTTGATTTGTTTTTgacagtgtgtgcatgtgtgtattacAGTGAGGGTGCGTGCACCAGTCCACCTATCCCAGCAGCTTGTAGAGAGAGGGGACCGTTTGCTCAGCTGGGAAAGCCCCTACCCCCCATCATCCCTCTTGACCGCTACTCTCAACTACCAGGTCAACTACAGGAGGTCTAACCAGGATGACTGGACAGTATGTACTGGAGTAACAAACAATTAGCTTGAGTGCCATATCTTGTTTATGCTATATATTGCCAACTCCCTGTTACTCATTGTCAAGGACAGCAGCCAAAAAGCTCAAAcaaatctgggaccaggttacataCAATGTGCTCTTAAAGACCTATTCATCTAAGACTTGTGCTTCTGAATCTTCATAAATGcagtatacactcttagaaaaatggGTTCCAAAGGGGTTCTTCGATTgcacccataggagaaccctttttggttccagttagaactcttttgggttccatgtagaaccctccatgggaaagggttctacgtggaacccaatagggttctacctggaaccaaaaagtgttcttcaacgGGTTCTCCTTGGGAACAGCCAAATAACCTGTTCAGGTTCTAGATACCACCTGTTTTTTTAAGAGTGTTAGTAAACATATTGCTTATGTTTTCTGACTAGGTTTTTCATCATGGCATGAGACATCCCCCGCAAAACCCGCACAAGCTTAGGGTAGTTTTGCTCAGTGACAAAATGATGAATCACTTCTTTAAAATGATTCATCACTACCCCTTTGCTTCCTGCCCAGTGGTATCACCAGAGTTTCATAACATTTGGGGGCTCAGTCCTGAAGACCAGGGGCTGAGGGGTTtgtgggtgagagaaaaaagggTCTTTTCTAAAAATCAATTCCTGTAATTTCCTGTAaatcattttacatgactggagacattacaGTAATATTTTTTTATACCACACAAATTATCTAAATGTCAAGCTGCTAAAACAAACAACCCATGTCTTAAATGCCTGCTGTTCATTGACAGCCACAACTCAACAATCAGCCGTTTTATATTTGCCGCAATCGCTCACAATGTGACAAAACACAATCTACAGCAAATATTTTAAATAATTATATAAATATTTCATGTATTTTTATAAagacaggagtaattatataatttGTCAAAATGAATTCAATTTATCTGCAGCACTTCCAGCACCCCTTCCTGCAGCGCTATGGTTTCTTCCATGTGCTATGCTCCCCCCAAGGCCAAATAATCAACACTTCTTATTATTAATTAAATGGATTGTGGTCAGTAACCCCATACGAGGTTATTGTATAGGTAGGCCTACTGTTACAGTAATATTTTAAATAATCAAGCAGCAAACAGCCTAGCCTAAAATTACAAGAGAATAAATTCAGTAAATCAATGAAGCCATTAGTGGTTTCAGCTATATTGTTGTTAAAACGATGTAGGCCTTATGACTTTTTGAAacaatttgtggcctgctggaggtcattttgcagggctctggcagtgctcctccttgcacaaaggcggaggtagcggtcctgctgctggattgttgccctcctacggccttctccacgtctcctgatgtactggcctgtctcctggtagcgcctccatgctctggacactacgctggcagacacagcaaaccttcttgccacagctcacattgatgtgccatccgggatgagctgcactacctgagccacttgtgtgggttgtagactccgtctcatgctaccactagagtgaaagcaccgccagcattcaaaagtgaccaaaacatcagccaggaagcataggaactgagaagtggtctgtggtcaccacctgcagaaccacttgctaattgcctataatttccaccttttgtcaattccatttgcacaacagcatgtgaaatttattgtcaatcagtgttgcttcctaagtggacagtttgatttcacagaagtgtgattgacttggagttacattgtgttgtttaagtgttgcctttatttttttgagcagtgtagttggtTTGTTATGTAGAATACGAATGAATCATTAAGTGATCTTGCTAGACATTGCACCATTCTGAGAAatggctgcaggaatgtccaccactgcagaaatgtccaccagcacttgtcagaaaatgtcatgttaatatctctaccataagccgcctccaacgtcgttttagagaatttggcagtacgtccaaccagcctcacaaccgaaGACAACGTGTAACAACGCCAGcccaaacgcaacatgcaacagtttcaaaaatttgactgagttacagttataaggaaatcagtcaattataataaattcattaggccctaatctatggatttcacatgactggccaGGGGCACAGACATGGGTGGGCATAGGCATACACCCtttggagccaggcccacccatgtctgTGCCCCtggccagtcatgtgaaatccatagattagggcctaatgaatttattataattgactgatttccttataactgtaactcagtcaaatttttgaaactgttgcatgttgcgtttatttttttgttcagtataagtgGCGCATTCAGTTGACTACCATTTTTTTCACACCATTGCAACAGCGCAAAAGATTTGGGGCTGACCCAAAATCCTGGTGACGTCCGTGTTCTAGCTCGTCACGATCCTTACCAAGGATTACCACGCCACTATCTAAGACTGAGAGGATATCGCACGGCAATAGTATAGGAAATAAAACCACCGGTGGGAGTCATATAAAGATCAGGGCTCTGTCTCAATAGTCTGAAGTGGTTTCCACCCTTTCATATGCACTGATTCAAGCCACAGGATAGGTGGAAGCAGTTTGAAAGAGTCTTTCAGGAAGTCTACTTTCACCTGTCCAGACCAGGTGCTTCACACtagtgcagatgaaggaaaggaaacaaagaaaggaacacactggttgaatcaacgctgTTTCCATGTTGTTTCAATGATGTTTATGTTCAATTATGTTGagccaacgtggaatagatgttgaattgatgtctgtgcccaatgGAGAGCCACTTTAGTCAATTGAGATGCACACATAATGTGCgtgccaaatggcatcctattgccTTTATAGGACACAACTTTAGACCACAGCCTTGTGGGGCActatgccatttgggactcaatattctttgtctgtttctctctgtgcaGGCAGTGGAGGTTCAGGACACCCAGCTGAGTGTGAAGGCTGAGGCTCAGGTGCCCGGCTTCCAGTATGAAGCCAAAGTGAGGGCAAGAGGGAAGACGGGAGTGTGGAGCGAGTGGAGCCCCCTAGTGACCTGGTGGACTGAGGAGGGTGAGTGGAAACCCTACATATACATAAACATACTCCATCCTCTGTCCTCCATAATGTAATGTCATACAATGAAATGTAATTAGTTTGATAGCATTGTAATGAGTTTGTAATGAAATTGTAAGGACCGACTTGCGATGGCATGTGATTTACTTAGAGGTGTCAGAGAGTTGTGATCACGTCATGTTAGCATTGCTCAGTCGTGCATCAATTTTTACTTTCCTTTTGTTCACTCCCGTCCTCCctaattccccctctctctctctccctctctttctgtttctctcttcctcctgtcctcctgctccctccctccctcacctcccgTCCCTCCCTCACTCAGACTCTGTGCCAGGCCCCTCCAATTCGCAGTGTGTGTTGGATAATGAGACTGCGGTgacatgcagctgggaggtgaaGAGAGACCTGGCTCAGTTCCTTACCTTCCATCTGTCCtgcaaacacaaccacactgcaCCGTGAGTTAAGATCTGTGTgtatgcctttgtgtgtgtgtgtgcgctcatgTGCGCGTGCCCATGGAtgagacagaacagttgactacACTTCAGTGTCATAGATGACTACTCTCTTTCACAGCATTgtcctccctcttctccacccatccatccatttctctcttcctttcGACCATCTCTACAGAGCCCAAAAATGCTGTGATAACACCATGGTCGGCGTTCCATCCAGGGGTCCAATGCTCAAATACAGCTGCTCCTTCCATGTCCAAGACTTAGAGCAGCTAGAGGTGGAGCTCGTACCCACACGCAACAGCAAAGCGTTTAAAACGCACAAAAACAGTGAGTCATTTCCACACCGAGACAGGGGTGATATTTGGGGGAGTATAAAATCTCATAGCTGAGACTCAATTTATGATGATATTTGTTTTGTTGCAACCCATAAAATATACTGCCTCAGTGATTGTGTATCAGTGCTTCCACCTGGAGTTTATATTGTGGTATTACAGGCACAATTTTCTAGAaggttttgtataatttcagccagtggTTTAGAAATTAGTGCTCATGAGCCAAAACGGGTCCCGGGAAATTGTGCACAACTGTGTACGACGTCATCCATTTAGTACAATATGTTACGTcctgcaaaaaataaatacattcgtAAGTACTTAAGATCCCGTTCAATCTCTTTAAAGATTCATAATGTCTGATTCTTGatgtctctctctacacagttcGTCCAAACCGTCCACTCAAAGTGcagatagaagagagagatgggaactgGATTCTAAAATGGAATCCGCCAAATTCTAAAGTTGATCTCACTTATCAGGTGCACTACTGGAGTAATGAGACTCAGGTAGGAGAAGTATTTGATCTTATTTTTTGTGCTATACTTTCACAGGAAGTGGGATGATCCAAAAGCAATGTCTTTTCATTTTCACTATTACATTTGATCATCTCTAGTTCATCAGCTAAAGAACGCTCATCAAGCGAGAGAGGCTGATGCTTTTTTAAGCATCTCAATGAATAGATCATTTGACAATGACTGATAATTCGACTGTGTCTCACTTGGTTCTGTCCAACCTTCTCTTTTTCAGGAGGATACTACATTCCTCAATGTCTCCCAGGGGTCCCGCTCGCTCTCCATCCTGGGGGTGTCCCTGCGCCCCTCTGACTGCTACCTGGTTAAGGTGAGAGCCCTGGTGGTCCCGGGAAAGGGTGATACTTTTGACGGACGCCCCTCAGAATGGACCGACCCAGTGGAGTGGACCACACAACCAGGTAATGGACCTAGATGGTAACTCCTGGTTGAAGCATGTTTTTAATAGTATTCTAATCTATTGTTGTATTCTATTCTAGCCTGAGAGAGTCTGTTTTTGCTATtatgccaactccttgtcactcattgtcatgTCAATTGCTGTATATTGCTTCACAATGACagcaatggagttggcaagagcacaaactTGGACCAAGCGAATTCTATTATTTTTTTCAAATAACTCTGAAAACATATTTTATCATCACAGATAACCAGTCTGCACTGAAATAAGTACAAATGGGGGGGATGTGAACCATATTTTATTATTTACAATTCATCTAGACGTGCCAGCCATGTGAGTCAAAATAGCAGAGCTCTAAAAACTATAATATGATTATCTATTCATGAGATGCTGAATGAAAAAGCACCAAAGTTCATATCCCTTGAAGAATGTTTTCAAAAACAAATGTTAAGTCTTTCATTAAGTATTAAAGAGCGGGTTTTTTTTGCTGCCATGTGTCAGTCTTATGTGAAGCCACGATATTTGCTTTCGTGTGaaaaatgagaaaataaaaaaatgagaaaataatattgaaatgtgttgAACACGCCGTTTGGAGGGTTCGGAGAGTGAAATAAAAAGAAATGAAGACTAGACTTGATGAAGGCAGCATACAGGAGCTGATCAAATGTGACTTTGTTCTCTTGAAGAAACCACCATCTCAATCAGATCACATGACAGACAGGAATATCCAGACACTACTAATAAATTACTCATCGATGATAATCAACTACATTTCCCACTCTCACATATGCATCTTTTGTCCCATGTCTCCTGGTAGCTTCCTGGTCCATCACCACCTTCCTCTACGTCTTCATCAGTATACTGGTGGCCATTGTCTTCATCGCTCTCTACGTTACCATACCAGCCTGTCACAGGTGATTACTCAGACTTCTCCAACTGTTTCTACTGTTTTCTACCATTTTAATTCAcccttcaaatcaaactttatttgtcacatgggccGAATTACAACAAGTGCCaattttaccgtgaaatgcttacttacaagcccttaaccaacagtgctgttcaagaaaaataaaatatttaccaagtagatgCCCTTGTGTTATTACTAGTGTTAAAGCCGGTGCTTCCACACacgtgtggttcctgagttaattaagcaattgacatcccatcatgcttagggtcatgcatagaaatgctgggcaggcaattattttggctaccatagcTATGGGAACACAATAGGATGACAATGGCcctatccacagggcacgagtggtcactgaatgggtTGATGAGAATGAAAGCCATataaaccacatgccatggccgtctcagtcaccagatcccaacccaattgaacacttatgggggATTCTGgggcggcgcctgagacagcggtttccaccaccatcaacaaaacatcaaatgatgtaatttctcatggaagaatggcattgcatccctccaatagaattccagaaacttgtagaatctatgccaaagttgtgttggtgtttcctttattttggcggtTAGCTGTCATTCTATTCATTCGTCCATCCATTGATTCATGAGTTCGTTTTCTGTCTGTAGGAGGGTAGTCCTGTGGGAGGTGTCTGTCCCGTCTCCCCTCAAGAGCAAGGTACTGGGAGAGGTCattaaggtaagtctgaatacatCTGAATGGCTGAGTATTCATCCAGCattattcacaaagcatctcgcTGTGGACTACTCAGCTATTGAATATATGACAACTGCACTCAATAATAATACAAATCATCTAGACTGTGCACAAAGATCATTTTTCATAACCACTATAAATTCCATTGTGTGTATCCAGGGCTGTGCACAGACCTTTTACTGGGCAGGTGctcaaaatgaaaaaaaaaaatggcaaTTCATATCTCGAAATTCATAACATACTAACTGCCTCTGTAGCGAACATTTAAACACGCTTTAGcattggcctatttatttctgCAACAACACACTCACTTTCAAGATTGTAAACCAGCTAGTTACAGTGCCTCCAAAAGACATGATTGACATCGGGATACGAGGGTCGGCTATCAGCTAATCATTCACGTTGATTGATGTAAATCTGCTAGTTTGTGAACTTGACAATGTCACGACGACTTGGGGGCAATGGGTTCAGAACAACAAGCACAAAAACTGTATACACAAAATATACCGCCACCCAAAAGGGCGAGTGGGAGGGCAAAGGGGCAGGTGGGAGAGTAAAGGTAGACCCCTATCTGTGCACGTGCCTGCATGTATCCATCCATCTTTCATCGTTCATCACTCACAGATAATGGTATGTCCTCTCTTTCCTAGAAGTCTTCTGATAGGTTGTTATTCCATGAGAGTGAGAGAAGTGAGAAGACCTACATCTGCAGGGTACAGACAcaggagagcagggaggataACAGTCTCTGCTCCAGCTGGTAAAACTAGCTCATATCTTTATACTTATTTAACCTACACTATCCAACACTTAAAAAAGATAACTCGTACACATGGTgacctggctcaaccctaacccttacctcactGTGTTGTGTTGCAGCTCTTCAGATAGTCCATTGTGGTTGAACCCAGATGTAAAGGCCAATGGACTGTTCCATTCCATTACCAAGGAGGGGTGGAAGAAGTGTGACCCAAACTCTTCCTCCCGCCACTTGCTGTCTGTGGACAGATCTGGCCCTCCTGCTCTAGACTCATCCGGCTTCAGCTTCAGTGGCCCTTACATCTTCTGTGGCGACAGTTCACCGGCGCCGAGTGAGTTTCTGAGTCTGGAGCCTCCCTGTGAGGAGTCCGACAacactctctctaactctgaaCCCACTTCTCCGTCCTCCTCGGAGAGGTCTGCCCCATCCCTCTCGGAGTCGAGTGAGGACTACGTGGCGATGCCTCAGGCCTGTGGTGGCCTGTCCAGATCAACAGAGGGAGTGTCGGATGTTGTTACGAGCGCTGTAGTAGCGGACGACAGTAAGAACACTGGTAACAACAACGGCAACAACGACATCATGGCATGGCCCAAGTCAGAGCTCCTCCCACCCGGACCTGGCTCTATGTCCACCTGCTCACCACCAAGTGAGAATGAAGACCATCCTCCAGCGTAcacccctcccaccaccaccaccaccacccccctcaCCTTGCCCCCAGTGGGCCCTACCCTACACACCTCTGGGTACTGCTTCCTCCCGGCCCTACAGGCACTTGGGGGCTGGGACCATGTGCAGTCTTCTGGACCACCTAAAGGGGGCAGTCAAGAGCAGCAGGCCTGTAGGAGG
It encodes:
- the LOC129822436 gene encoding interleukin-3 receptor class 2 subunit beta-like isoform X2, with the translated sequence MFFCSRGPVLLRSPENMPLFWMSCGSLLPLLVLCYNGQERCTIQDNKQYHVSPVLESLRCYNDYTSYVRCSWEESPHPSSQPLALLYWDSPENRESLCGQPAPNPNNIKLPPQCQYNTDDFGINTNHVFFFNTSCPPALLLSKNVRVRAPVHLSQQLVERGDRLLSWESPYPPSSLLTATLNYQVNYRRSNQDDWTAVEVQDTQLSVKAEAQVPGFQYEAKVRARGKTGVWSEWSPLVTWWTEEDSVPGPSNSQCVLDNETAVTCSWEVKRDLAQFLTFHLSCKHNHTAPAQKCCDNTMVGVPSRGPMLKYSCSFHVQDLEQLEVELVPTRNSKAFKTHKNIRPNRPLKVQIEERDGNWILKWNPPNSKVDLTYQVHYWSNETQEDTTFLNVSQGSRSLSILGVSLRPSDCYLVKVRALVVPGKGDTFDGRPSEWTDPVEWTTQPASWSITTFLYVFISILVAIVFIALYVTIPACHRRVVLWEVSVPSPLKSKVLGEVIKSSDRLLFHESERSEKTYICRVQTQESREDNSLCSSCSSDSPLWLNPDVKANGLFHSITKEGWKKCDPNSSSRHLLSVDRSGPPALDSSGFSFSGPYIFCGDSSPAPSEFLSLEPPCEESDNTLSNSEPTSPSSSERSAPSLSESSEDYVAMPQACGGLSRSTEGVSDVVTSAVVADDSKNTGNNNGNNDIMAWPKSELLPPGPGSMSTCSPPSENEDHPPAYTPPTTTTTTPLTLPPVGPTLHTSGYCFLPALQALGGWDHVQSSGPPKGGSQEQQACRRQMRQEEQCKEEQCKEDPYVRLSQLAT
- the LOC129822436 gene encoding interleukin-3 receptor class 2 subunit beta-like isoform X1, whose translation is MFFCSRGPVLLRSPENMPLFWMSCGSLLPLLVLCYNGQERCTIQDNKQYHVSPVLESLRCYNDYTSYVRCSWEESPHPSSQPLALLYWDSPENRESLCGQPAPNPNNIKLPPQCQYNTDDFGINTNHVFFFNTSCPPALLLSKNVRVRAPVHLSQQLVERGDRLLSWESPYPPSSLLTATLNYQVNYRRSNQDDWTAVEVQDTQLSVKAEAQVPGFQYEAKVRARGKTGVWSEWSPLVTWWTEEDSVPGPSNSQCVLDNETAVTCSWEVKRDLAQFLTFHLSCKHNHTAPAQKCCDNTMVGVPSRGPMLKYSCSFHVQDLEQLEVELVPTRNSKAFKTHKNIRPNRPLKVQIEERDGNWILKWNPPNSKVDLTYQVHYWSNETQEDTTFLNVSQGSRSLSILGVSLRPSDCYLVKVRALVVPGKGDTFDGRPSEWTDPVEWTTQPASWSITTFLYVFISILVAIVFIALYVTIPACHRRVVLWEVSVPSPLKSKVLGEVIKKSSDRLLFHESERSEKTYICRVQTQESREDNSLCSSCSSDSPLWLNPDVKANGLFHSITKEGWKKCDPNSSSRHLLSVDRSGPPALDSSGFSFSGPYIFCGDSSPAPSEFLSLEPPCEESDNTLSNSEPTSPSSSERSAPSLSESSEDYVAMPQACGGLSRSTEGVSDVVTSAVVADDSKNTGNNNGNNDIMAWPKSELLPPGPGSMSTCSPPSENEDHPPAYTPPTTTTTTPLTLPPVGPTLHTSGYCFLPALQALGGWDHVQSSGPPKGGSQEQQACRRQMRQEEQCKEEQCKEDPYVRLSQLAT